A genomic segment from Zygotorulaspora mrakii chromosome 1, complete sequence encodes:
- the CDC34 gene encoding SCF E2 ubiquitin-protein ligase catalytic subunit CDC34 translates to MSHLKSSAASLLLRQYRELTDPKKAIPSFHIELDDDSNIFVWNIGVMVLNEDSIYHGGYFKAQMRFPDDFPFSPPQFRFTPAIYHPNVYRDGRLCISILHQSGDPTTDEPDAETWSPVQTVESVLISIVSLLEDPNISSPANVDAAVDYRKNPDQYKQRVKMEVERSKQDIPQGFVMPTSDSAAYVSKISKQDEVEDNKDIADNFWYDSDLDGDEDGNGGLHDDSFSFEEVDDETYDYQTGYRNGSDEEELEFEDDDSMDNDSVMDRKQPHKAEDESEDLEDVEKVGKSL, encoded by the coding sequence ATGAGTCATTTAAAGAGTTCTGCTGCTAGCTTGTTGTTACGACAATATAGAGAGCTTACTGATCCAAAGAAGGCTATCCCATCGTTTCATATCGAGTTAGATGATGACTCCAATATATTTGTTTGGAATATCGGGGTTATGGTGTTGAATGAGGACTCTATCTATCATGGTGGATATTTCAAAGCGCAAATGAGATTTCCGGACGACTTCCCGTTTTCACCACCACAGTTTAGATTCACGCCTGCAATCTATCATCCAAATGTTTATAGAGATGGCAGACTTTGCATCTCTATATTGCATCAAAGTGGGGATCCTACAACCGATGAACCAGATGCTGAGACGTGGTCTCCTGTTCAAACGGTAGAGAGTGTTTTGATATCTATAGTGTCACTGCTAGAAGATCCAAATATATCATCGCCAGCTAACGTAGATGCGGCGGTTGATTATAGAAAGAACCCTGACCAATATAAACAAAGGGTAAAGATGGAAGTTGAGAGATCGAAGCAAGATATACCTCAAGGGTTTGTTATGCCAACCTCAGATTCTGCCGCAtatgtttcaaaaataagTAAACAGGATGAAGTTGAGGATAATAAAGATATTGCGGATAACTTTTGGTATGATAGTGATCTTGATGGCGATGAAGATGGGAATGGTGGTTTACACgatgattcattttctttcgaAGAAGTTGATGACGAGACATACGACTATCAGACTGGCTATCGCAACGGCAGCGATGAGGAGGAGCTAGAGTTTGAAGACGATGACAGTATGGATAATGATAGTGTAATGGATAGAAAGCAACCTCATAAAGCTGAAGACGAAAGTGAGGATTTAGAAGATGTAGAGAAGGTAGGTAAGAGTTTATAG
- the SLM4 gene encoding Slm4p (similar to Saccharomyces cerevisiae SLM4 (YBR077C); ancestral locus Anc_3.300): MIIQSQNVMDLLQKLLRPVSIDCVSFQSKPLQSAALLSKLNGSVLSFSTSAPTTEIHSINNLKMMSLLIRDKWAEDELVKQEQVDTTNGHATWPPSNIKNCYQYETPSTEGGEPLTTNIYTYEIEELHACVCQLPRSDLLLLFIAEASFPFGLLALKMQKAVTPFQGLHGYQLG; encoded by the coding sequence ATGATTATCCAATCGCAGAACGTGATGGATTTGTTACAAAAGCTACTCAGACCGGTTTCTATTGACTGTGTCTCCTTCCAGTCAAAGCCCCTACAGAGCGCTGcattattatcaaaattgaatggTTCGGTCCTTTCATTCTCAACTTCAGCTCCTACAACTGAGATACATTCAATAAATAATCTAAAGATGATGAGCTTACTTATTAGAGACAAATGGGCAGAGGATGAGCTGGTGAAACAGGAACAAGTTGACACAACGAATGGACATGCAACATGGCCCCCTTCAAATATAAAGAACTGCTACCAATATGAAACACCTTCAACGGAAGGAGGAGAACCACTGACGACGAATATCTATACTTACGAAATCGAAGAATTACATGCATGTGTTTGTCAACTGCCACGAAGTGATCTGTTACTTCTTTTTATTGCTGAGGCCTCATTTCCCTTCGGCCTACTAGCTCTCAAAATGCAGAAAGCTGTAACACCATTTCAGGGCCTCCATGGTTACCAACTCGGCTAA
- the DBF4 gene encoding protein serine/threonine kinase activating protein DBF4 (similar to Saccharomyces cerevisiae DBF4 (YDR052C); ancestral locus Anc_3.299) → MATRSPLKEADANLKHRILSVNDRNGESTTNITCEESNGTKKRALERLDLQDRKKVKAERARSIEGAVKVARTTGLKNTESKVTPNELLEWQNNWKKIIKRESRIYFDIADDADFNKHLKSLDKKKELLKRGFLSLGAQITQFFDCNVTIVITRRSLEALNMMNSSDVLARAKKSYMKIWGYEKAARFLKNLDVDLDLLERNNATPLATPTLSNLLQNEKLYGPTDRDPRSRREDVHYFKYAHVYMYDLWQMWAPIITLEWKPQELTDVKKLPYPVLKMGTFGRCPFIGDNSCDESSYKRVVKRYSRDKANKPYALKLRRLYQDYATPCESSDHLKFIPHTCLSSKQCYEKLKLKFEQSNSQKNMGNCSKDSVDFKATEKTTSNKEEHEKPQLQPENEVSQVIDTPEQNNLPELTKIASLTRQETEDFPDDLCNNKKKSRIPQEIKASGVHQSNDVATSFGNGLGPTTASVTNKNIKTLNRLVVDRKLGSKTSNPVHALTIRSLGAVGSDGQMPAPKACNSKEAVLEPATKKKTDNVPITRRDTTKNAGYCENCRVKYESLEEHVLSERHQSFAQNPLNFEAIDSLIEKLKFQF, encoded by the coding sequence ATGGCCACTCGGTCACCGTTGAAAGAGGCAGATGCTAACCTGAAGCACAGGATACTGTCAGTAAATGATCGGAATGGGGAAAGCACAACTAACATAACTTGCGAGGAAAGTAATGGTACTAAAAAGAGAGCATTAGAGAGATTAGACCTACAAGATCGTAAGAAAGTCAAGGCAGAAAGGGCTAGGTCAATTGAAGGTGCAGTTAAAGTTGCTCGAACTACTGGATTAAAGAATACTGAATCGAAGGTTACGCCAAATGAGCTATTGGAATGGCAAAataattggaaaaaaattattaaaCGGGAATCACGTATATATTTCGATATTGCAGATGATGCTGATTTCAATAAGCATCTCAAGAGTTTGGATAAAAAGAAGGAACTACTAAAGCGCGGATTTTTATCTCTTGGTGCTCAAATcactcaattttttgactGCAATGTTACGATTGTGATAACTAGGCGATCCTTGGAAGctttgaatatgatgaatAGTTCTGATGTGTTGGCAAGGGCTAAAAAAAGCTACATGAAGATATGGGGTTATGAAAAGGCTGCCAgatttctgaaaaatttggacGTTGATCTAGATCTGTTAGAAAGAAACAATGCAACCCCTCTAGCAACTCCCACCTTATCCaatcttttgcaaaatgagAAGCTATATGGACCTACAGATAGAGATCCGAGAAGTCGACGGGAAGATGTACACTATTTCAAGTATGCACATGTTTACATGTATGACCTCTGGCAAATGTGGGCTCCGATCATAACACTTGAATGGAAGCCACAAGAATTAACAGATGTAAAGAAATTGCCATATCCTGTGTTAAAAATGGGTACATTTGGGAGGTGTCCATTCATCGGCGATAACTCATGTGATGAATCTTCTTACAAGAGAGTTGTAAAGAGGTATAGTCGCGATAAAGCGAATAAACCATATGCATTGAAGCTGCGCAGACTTTATCAGGATTATGCAACCCCATGCGAGAGCTCTGATCATCTCAAATTCATACCGCATACTTGCCTGAGCTCCAAGCAGTGCTATGAGAAATTAaaattaaaatttgaacaaagtaattctcaaaaaaatatgggCAATTGTTCTAAAGATTCGGTCGATTTTAAAGCGACAGAAAAAACTACAAGCAACAAAGAGGAACATGAGAAACCGCAACTGCAACCTGAAAATGAGGTAAGCCAGGTCATAGATACGCCGGAGCAAAACAATTTGCCTGAGCTCACAAAGATAGCTTCTTTGACAAGACAAGAAACGGAAGATTTCCCAGATGATTTGTGCaataataagaaaaaatccAGAATACCTCAAGAAATAAAAGCGAGTGGTGTGCATCAGTCGAATGACGTGGCGACATCGTTTGGTAACGGATTAGGACCTACCACCGCGAGTGTCACAAACAAGAACATCAAAACTTTAAATCGATTGGTAGTTGATAGAAAGTTGGGTAGTAAAACATCAAATCCAGTTCATGCTTTGACGATACGGAGCCTTGGCGCGGTAGGTAGTGACGGCCAAATGCCAGCACCCAAGGCATGCAATTCCAAAGAAGCTGTTCTGGAACCAGCGActaagaaaaaaactgaTAATGTGCCGATTACGAGAAGGGATACGACAAAAAATGCGGGCTACTGTGAAAACTGTCGTGTCAAATATGAATCTCTTGAAGAACATGTTCTGTCGGAAAGACACCAATCATTCGCTCAAAATCCACTTAACTTTGAGGCTATCGATTCTCTGATTGAGAAACTTAAATTTCAGTTCTGA
- a CDS encoding Zn(II)2Cys6 transcription factor — MSSEIRYRARRSSSNKRKVSDFLKITEKRSRNGCLNCRKRRKKCDEVKPVCTACKRNFLQCVWPEGGMPVEKISSSARRYNPISFSNLTIHDLNDIYSCSSTVNVSLGNDFTKVRKRADAFITLSVKNGILELRNNGKKYMETCDFPTAEQLCGFEDDLSKSTDLQNRVSIEAEDRLVPNMVDNLEYKEYFDLQLKPSKIFGEPNFAFNWFTRYDNLEELVNHGIGCGENRSLDEGIITAVNNMNKERNHRDKVGRRVNYDYLYDEQDPLARKYNDVMNQFDQGDYSILRQTSTDEDFLIYACVHRWLPKMGPQDTHPLLTTAATFTSHFLSNYVVKEVFLCCGATYLEWYQYDLFNELSNKLYKSSLALIDKYLNENAFHGTEAWLLASYQLLCLRNKTTSSSTVDDCVYCLSNSYRIIKATYYVSDNVMTDQARDNSNSSKFFYQQTTKQVHELTYEIENQVLEIEEQIDNVKNHLVLQAHERMFIESFIYNYSVAILWSSDTSKLPNPFTFFKEINHLLRCPIYHCKAQWMNNPILGAASDGFEILAKVSYLTRLSMPLPRDSIWIKRCQQLLKMSKFYTSPIILPRATEEDPRMNESCVLNIYVGKIIAKLCYLLLCKIMRYETYRINEAQPIVDEIIEIMEKIPEKNLMWGILLWPIIICGIFVINPIHQLKILKYLSNIGELLHKSSILNSNLFLKNIWSTENGDERLNVIFDKKKLMKVNP; from the coding sequence ATGAGCAGCGAAATCAGATACAGAGCCAGACGATCATCTAGCAATAAGAGAAAGGTGTCCgattttctcaaaataacTGAAAAAAGGTCAAGAAATGGCTGTTTGAACTGCAGGAAGAGAAGGAAGAAATGCGACGAAGTAAAACCGGTGTGTACGGCGTGCAAGAGGAATTTCCTGCAATGTGTCTGGCCCGAAGGCGGTATGCCTGTTGAGAAGATTTCATCAAGCGCTAGAAGATACAACCCGATCTCTTTCTCTAATCTTACAATTCATGACTTGAATGACATTTATTCTTGCAGCAGCACTGTAAATGTATCACTGGGAAATGATTTCACTAAAGTACGAAAGAGAGCCGATGCTTTCATAACTTTGAGTGTCAAAAACGGCATACTTGAACTAAGGAACAATGGTAAAAAGTATATGGAAACTTGCGATTTCCCAACAGCAGAACAGTTATGCggttttgaagatgatttatCAAAGAGTACAGATTTACAAAATAGAGTATCCATTGAGGCGGAAGACAGATTGGTTCCAAACATGGTTGATAATCTAGAATATAAAGAATACTTCGATTTGCAGTTGAAACCAAGTAAAATCTTCGGTGAACCAAATTTCGCATTTAATTGGTTCACAAGATATGATAATTTGGAAGAGTTAGTCAACCATGGTATAGGCTGCGGGGAGAATCGCTCATTGGATGAAGGAATTATTACTGCGGTCAATAATATGAACAAAGAACGCAACCACAGAGACAAAGTGGGAAGGAGGGTTAATTATGACTATTTGTATGATGAGCAGGATCCGCTTGCGAGAAAATACAATGATGTAATGAACCAATTTGATCAAGGCGATTATTCAATTCTTAGGCAGACCAGCACAGATGAAGATTTTCTAATATATGCCTGCGTTCATAGATGGCTGCCGAAAATGGGACCACAAGATACACATCCATTATTGACAACAGCTGCCACATTTACATCACACTTTTTAAGTAATTATGTTGTAAAAGAGGTGTTTTTGTGCTGTGGCGCAACTTATCTGGAATGGTACCAGTACGACCTTTTCAACGAGTTATCGAATAAACTATACAAGAGTTCACTCGCTCTAATTGACAAATATCTAAATGAGAATGCATTTCATGGTACTGAGGCCTGGCTTTTAGCCTCGTATCAATTGCTATGTCTGAGGAATAAAACAACTTCAAGCTCAACTGTAGATGATTGTGTCTATTGTCTAAGCAACTCTTATCGCATCATTAAAGCGACATATTATGTTTCAGATAATGTAATGACAGATCAGGCACGAGACAACAGCAATagttccaaatttttttatcaacaaACAACCAAACAAGTTCATGAACTGACGTacgaaattgaaaaccAAGTTTTAGAGATTGAAGAACAGATTGATAATGTGAAAAATCATTTGGTGTTGCAAGCTCACGAAAGGATGTTTATCGAAAGTTTCATCTACAATTACTCGGTTGCCATACTCTGGTCATCGGACACTAGCAAATTACCCAATCctttcacttttttcaaagaaataaatCATTTGCTGAGATGTCCTATATATCATTGCAAGGCTCAATGGATGAATAACCCAATATTGGGAGCCGCATCCGATGGATTCGAAATTCTTGCAAAAGTTTCTTACCTTACCAGGTTATCCATGCCTTTGCCACGTGACAGCATCTGGATTAAAAGATGCCAGCAATTGCtaaaaatgtcaaagtTTTATACATCACCAATAATTTTACCAAGAGCTACCGAAGAGGATCCAAGAATGAACGAAAGTTGTGTATTAAACATATACGTTGGCAAAATAATTGCAAAACTTTGTTACCTATTGCTGTGCAAAATCATGAGATATGAAACGTATCGCATAAATGAGGCTCAACCAATAGTTGACGAAATAATAGAAATAATGGAAAAAATACCtgaaaaaaacttgatGTGGGGCATATTATTGTGGCCTATAATAATATGTGGGATATTTGTCATTAACCCTATCCatcaattaaaaatattaaaGTATCTAAGCAATATTGGCGAATTGTTGCataaatcatcaattttgaattcaaatctatttttaaaaaacaTCTGGTCTACGGAAAATGGAGACGAAAGGTTAAACGTCATATTTGATAAGAAGAAGCTAATGAAAGTTAATccataa
- a CDS encoding uncharacterized protein (ancestral locus Anc_3.298), producing the protein MNIHTGRKPFACPSPNCGKSFNAKSNMLRHFKLHFKLSSGVFLLPNGEVTHTKPSSKDLHLYLERYSPI; encoded by the coding sequence ATGAACATTCATACTGGTAGAAAACCGTTTGCATGTCCGTCGCCAAACTGTGGTAAGTCATTCAATGCTAAATCTAACATGCTTCGACATTTCAAATTGCATTTTAAACTGAGTTCGGGAGTCTTTTTGCTCCCCAATGGTGAAGTAACACACACAAAGCCATCGTCCAAAGATCTGCACTTATACCTGGAGCGCTATTCTCCAATTTGA
- a CDS encoding uncharacterized protein (ancestral locus Anc_3.296) codes for MEQKLREIELLHRDISRSCGQLALQMDDVSMAFKILSGNLARDPFDLATILLLCDLYLKNADYSNVVELLGDPLQKGWPSAISGDRRVWTRLSLAYFHLHNLSEALAAISKAIELSSREDPYLFVLRCRIFLKMPKARYSLDSVMPFFEKTLILTQASQIPSLHVEALLSRSRLFMEYADFGRARMDIDDSMSILHDPNALNFFEVEDFLLKATLTYCLAATVQETSEKSSEVVELGLRNFEHTDKTALPLLLMKTIHRCIQHKNLNDILSELILSLNCLPTQFHRMISYAIARVFLEIDNVSHSPDAYQYLHKSLELADDQDPLALVSLGFLHFNQKRFNDSLSTFFHAIKLPDSVNYKSEDYIASLKAYSWYGIAKNYFSAADITKGEKALDMFRKIITASPVSSSVLNLDICKISENCEEYFDLPPEFLKDEIIKQECSNFIFDERMEQSPISSLPHENVSRWNCDSRFDPISNISGSLTSILNNPLFCDKEKATKKKAKSLKKKKNDIFRKMPLSITKPVSKKPKRDQQRTLRKTTPSNEVANLNDQILNPSDISPHYDSDKNSDFSNPYQVPFKSAHTYSSYRTPAMHMQQQITFPASTTSSMIYYSQEGPYMSFNNVTQISNNYPNNNANNGQRVLVDPTFGNSLYIVEDTRLRATQMPSVASSPTPYRMTQSYRDVYHHA; via the coding sequence ATGGAGCAGAAACTGAGGGAGATCGAACTCTTGCACCGGGACATATCACGTTCGTGCGGGCAGCTAGCGCTGCAGATGGACGACGTCAGTATGGccttcaaaattctgaGTGGGAACCTGGCGCGGGACCCGTTCGACTTGGCCACAATACTGCTGCTGTGCGACCTGTACTTGAAGAACGCGGATTATAGTAATGTTGTGGAGCTGCTTGGGGATCCGTTGCAGAAGGGCTGGCCCTCGGCGATCTCCGGCGATAGACGAGTGTGGACGCGGCTGTCTTTGGCGTATTTTCACTTGCACAATCTGAGCGAGGCGCTTGCGGCTATAAGCAAAGCCATCGAGCTGTCGTCCAGGGAGGACCCGTATTTATTTGTGTTAAGATGCCGAATTTTTCTGAAGATGCCAAAAGCGCGTTACAGCCTGGATTCGGTAAtgccattttttgaaaaaactctCATCCTGACGCAGGCTTCACAGATCCCGTCGTTGCATGTCGAGGCGCTGCTATCACGGTCGAGACTCTTCATGGAATACGCGGATTTTGGACGCGCTAGGATGGATATAGATGATTCTATGTCTATTTTGCATGATCCTAACgctttgaatttttttgaagttgaggatttccttttgaagGCGACCCTCACATATTGCTTGGCGGCAACCGTACAGGAGACGAGTGAAAAATCTTCGGAGGTGGTAGAGTTGGGTTTAAGGAATTTTGAACACACGGACAAGACAGCCCTGCCTTTactgttgatgaaaacaatacATCGTTGCATCCAGCATAAGAATTTAAATGACATTTTGAGCGAATTGATTCTCTCTTTGAATTGTCTGCCGACGCAGTTTCATCGAATGATATCATATGCAATCGCAAGAGTATTTCTTGAGATTGATAACGTTTCTCACAGTCCAGATGCATACCAGTACCTGCATAAATCGCTAGAACTAGCAGATGATCAGGATCCATTGGCGTTGGTCTCCCTAGGTTTCTTGCACTTTAATCAGAAAAGATTCAATGATTCACTATcgactttttttcatgcaATCAAGCTGCCCGATTCGGTGAACTATAAATCAGAGGATTATATAGCTTCTCTGAAAGCATATAGCTGGTACGGTATTGCCAAAAATTATTTCTCGGCAGCCGATATAACAAAAGGTGAGAAAGCGCTCGACATGTTTCGAAAAATTATTACAGCATCACCCGTTTCATCCTCAGTCCTAAATTTGGacatttgcaaaatatcagaaaattgtgaagaatattttgatcttcCGCCAGAATTTCTAAAGGATGAAATTATAAAACAAGAATGTagcaatttcatttttgatgaaagaatGGAACAAAGTCCGATTTCTTCGTTGCCGCATGAAAATGTTTCAAGATGGAACTGTGATTCAAGGTTTGATCCTATTTCGAATATCAGTGGTAGTTTGACCTCTATTCTTAATAACCCACTGTTTTGTGACAAGGAGAAAgctacaaagaaaaaagcaaagagtttgaagaagaaaaaaaatgatatctTCAGGAAAATGCCACTGTCCATTACAAAACCTGTCTCAAAGAAACCCAAAAGGGATCAACAGAGAACTTTGAGAAAAACCACCCCATCAAACGAAGTGGCAAATCTCAATGATCAGATTTTAAATCCATCGGATATATCTCCTCACTATGATTCTGATAAGAATAGtgacttttcaaatccatACCAAGTTCCCTTCAAATCGGCTCATACCTACAGCTCTTATCGAACTCCAGCTATGCATATGCAACAGCAAATCACCTTTCCTGCTTCCACTACATCTTCAATGATCTATTATTCACAGGAAGGTCCATATATGTCCTTTAACAATGTAACACAAATTTCTAATAATTATCCTAATAATAATGCAAACAATGGCCAAAGAGTTCTTGTGGACCCAACATTCGGAAACTCCTTATATATAGTAGAAGATACTCGCCTGAGAGCTACTCAAATGCCAAGTGTCGCATCTAGTCCAACACCCTACAGAATGACTCAATCATATCGTGACGTTTATCATCATGCCTGA
- the PFF1 gene encoding Pff1p (similar to Saccharomyces cerevisiae YBR074W; ancestral locus Anc_3.295) has translation MLSEFLKSVFRFRKTNLSVLLSTTYIILWLLFAYDRSSYKFAAPSNNDFDGAPILLETAWLDLQVVTKGFHPYFTKDNTRVHDYLLNRVLNVTKAVPFAQVYDDMREKSSIALKRNDVFNPSSKIDRAYYFESANILAKIEGKNVELPGILLSAHYDSVPTSHGATDDGKGIVSLLGVLDYFSRHQPERTIVFNFNNNEEFGLLGAEAFMRHPWSKIVSYVINLEGTGTGSQAVLFRASDTALAKVYRNAVRKAPFGTSIYQQGFNDGSVRSQTDYAVYTNYGLRGLDIAFYKPRDLYHTIKDSIQYTSKEALWHMFHSTWQLTNYFSRNEEIDNGDLTPAIFFSVLGLKFFAFSARTLFKYNCVILLAYPLLILIFNIAGQKNDKEKRSYWNVSVRLPLSFGISVAIAYLTQFALTTLNPFVLSRSYFLPLFAVAGAFSVANYLILSFMEYISPMQDFKTTIFHQVTILLWFVLLSSTITLYRNGYKETGAYICTFLYLLMSIGTILGRVCKIFKKAQIEEKNGTRKPLSSYGTDDNAGHSYEQSADEDLENAGSAEVATNDANSTTNGQNGLVEQSESELDERAPLLENRSPKVDSAAESKFKGIAIKSLNYDWSIQFLFVFPLATFIVFNALDLTLDAVHQTIQEDKIATAFTWNIVLIGGIALSLPLLPFLYKINYVLGLLLSSLFFISALLSIVLAPFTEEAPLKLRFSQEIDLSNKNEPIVAIYGRQGGFISSMLNDLPSIKQNNETVWCEDLSNGMENCFYRGLSPSLVDSDTFMGPNDLMSIKVLENDRTSPDRSLYAPINARFEVKVKQNRACSLWFNSLTQKDSPVRQVTIYKSWHYEKNETESEVIRINTGIDQLHLYKVDFDMPYYDIGVQWLPKIVTADPSNTIVEQEKGDEDILGVTIKCYWAEYETESIVSGEHYRKVPAFDELLEYAPINYSFANVDKGLVFISDEIKL, from the coding sequence ATGCTCTctgagtttttgaaatctgtCTTTCGTTTCCGAAAAACGAATCTGAGTGTGTTGCTGAGCACAACTTATATAATACTTTGGTTGCTCTTCGCCTATGATAGAAGCAGTTACAAATTTGCAGCGCCAAGTAACAACGATTTTGATGGAGCGCCTATTTTATTAGAAACAGCATGGCTTGACCTTCAGGTGGTAACGAAGGGCTTTCATCCATATTTTACAAAGGATAACACTAGGGTCCATGACTATTTATTAAATCGTGTTTTAAACGTTACAAAAGCAGTCCCCTTTGCGCAGGTTTATGATGATATGCGTGAAAAATCTTCTATAGCCCTGAAAAGGAATGATGTTTTTAACCCCTCTTCTAAAATAGATCGAGCTTATTATTTTGAGTCGGCTAACATTTTGGccaaaattgaaggaaaGAATGTCGAATTGCCTGGGATCCTCCTTTCAGCCCATTATGACTCAGTACCAACCAGTCATGGTGCTACCGATGATGGCAAGGGAATTGTTTCACTCTTGGGTGTACTAGactatttttcaagacatCAGCCAGAAAGAACTAtcgttttcaattttaacAATAATGAGGAATTTGGATTGTTGGGTGCTGAAGCGTTCATGCGGCATCCCTGGTCGAAGATCGTGAGCTATGTGATTAATCTAGAAGGAACTGGCACGGGAAGTCAAGCAGTTCTGTTTAGAGCTTCTGATACAGCTCTTGCTAAAGTTTACCGGAATGCAGTAAGGAAAGCGCCCTTTGGTACTTCGATTTACCAGCAGGGTTTCAATGATGGTAGTgttcgtagtcagactgATTATGCAGTGTACACTAACTATGGCTTACGTGGACTCGACATTGCCTTTTATAAACCTAGAGATCTCTATCATACGATCAAGGACTCCATACAATATACTTCCAAAGAAGCTTTGTGGCATATGTTTCATTCAACGTGGCAGTTGACGAATTATTTTTCCAGAAATGAGGAAATTGATAATGGGGACCTAACTCCtgctatttttttcagtgtGTTGGGACTCAAATTCTTCGCCTTCAGCGCTCGTACACTCTTCAAATACAATTGTGTCATACTACTTGCATATCCTTTACTAATATTAATATTCAATATTGCTGGACAGAAAAATGACAAGGAGAAAAGGAGCTATTGGAATGTGTCGGTTCGGTTACCCCTTTCATTTGGAATTTCTGTTGCAATCGCTTATCTTACTCAGTTTGCCTTAACTACTTTAAACCCGTTTGTTCTATCCCGTAGCTATTTTCTGCCCTTATTCGCTGTCGCAGGAGCATTCAGTGTGGCCAACTATCTTATTCTGTCATTTATGGAATACATATCACCAATGCAAGACTTTAAAACTACTATATTTCACCAAGTTACCATACTTTTATGGTTTGTTTTGTTGAGTTCAACAATAACATTATACAGAAATGGATACAAAGAAACAGGTGCCTATATTTGTACTTTCCTTTATCTTTTAATGTCGATAGGAACAATCCTGGGCCGTGTATGcaagattttcaagaaagctcaaattgaggaaaaaaatgggacACGTAAACCTCTATCCTCATATGGAACAGATGATAATGCTGGTCATTCATATGAGCAATCGGCAGACGAGGACTTGGAAAATGCCGGCTCAGCCGAAGTCGCAACTAATGATGCTAACTCCACTACCAATGGTCAAAACGGGCTTGTCGAACAATCAGAATCCGAGCTGGACGAAAGGGCACCATTACTAGAGAATCGTTCACCTAAGGTTGACTCGGCCGCTGAGAGCAAATTCAAAGGAATTGCTATTAAAAGTTTGAATTATGATTGGAGCATTCAgtttttgtttgtttttccATTGGCGACgtttattgttttcaatgCTTTGGATTTAACATTGGACGCAGTTCATCAAACAATTCAAGAGGACAAAATAGCGACAGCTTTTACTTGGAACATTGTACTAATTGGGGGTATAGCTTTATCACTTCCTTTGTTACCTTTCTTGTACAAGATTAACTATGTTTTAGGTCTGCTCttatcttcattattcTTTATCTCGGCTCTGTTATCGATCGTTTTAGCTCCATTCACTGAGGAAGCACCACTTAAGCTGCGTTTCTCacaagaaattgatttatcaaataaaaatgagcCAATCGTTGCAATATATGGTAGACAAGGTGgatttatttcatcaatgctAAATGATTTACCAAGcataaaacaaaataatgaGACTGTTTGGTGTGAAGATCTATCAAATGGTATGGAAAATTGCTTCTATCGCGGTCTTTCCCCCAGCTTGGTTGATTCGGATACATTCATGGGACCAAATGATCTTATGTCCATCAaagttttggaaaatgacAGAACATCGCCCGATAGATCTTTATATGCTCCAATCAATGCACGGTTCGAAGTGAAAGTTAAACAAAATAGAGCATGCAGtttatggttcaatagtTTAACTCAAAAAGATTCTCCGGTCAGACAGGTAACTATCTATAAGAGTTGGCACtacgaaaaaaatgaaacagaATCTGAAGTCATCAGGATCAACACCGGGATCGATCAGCTGCATCTTTACAAAGTTGACTTTGATATGCCATATTATGATATTGGAGTTCAGTGGCTACCAAAAATCGTGACAGCTGACCCATCTAACACAATTGTAGAGCAAGAAAAaggtgatgaagatattCTTGGAGTTACTATAAAATGCTATTGGGCTGAATATGAAACAGAATCCATTGTCTCGGGTGAACATTATAGAAAAGTACCTGCTTTTGACGAGCTACTAGAATACGCGCCTATAAATTACTCATTTGCAAATGTCGACAAGGGATTAGTTTTCATATCTGATGAAATTAAATTATAA